One window of Opisthocomus hoazin isolate bOpiHoa1 chromosome 13, bOpiHoa1.hap1, whole genome shotgun sequence genomic DNA carries:
- the SPRING1 gene encoding SREBP regulating gene protein isoform X7 — protein MVPWGAVLWRRLLRKRWVLAIVFGLSLVYFLGSTLKQEERTVRDRNLLQVQEHEQPIVWKVKFSSGNGSQLSNQCRNSVQGKLLITDELGYICERKDLLVNGCCNVNVPSTKLHSCDSCLPNGCCSVYEYCVSCCLQPNKQHLLERFLNRAAIAFQNLFMAVEDRFELCLAKCRTSSQI, from the exons atgGTGCCCTGGGGAGCGGTGCTGTGGCGGCGGCTGCTGAGGAAGCGCTGGGTCCTCGCCATCGTCTTCGGGCTCTCCCTCGTGTACTTCCTCGGCAGCACCCTCAAGCAG gaaGAGAGGACGGTGAGAGATCGGAATCTCCTCCAGGTGCAAGAGCATGAGCAGCCGATTGTGTGGAAGGTGAAGTTCAGTTCGGGAAACGGCAGTCAGCTGAGTAACCAGTGCAGGAATTCTGTGCAGGGGAAGCTCCTCATTACAGATGAACTGG GCTACATCTGTGAGAGGAAGGACCTGCTGGTCAATGGCTGTTGTAATGTCAATGTGCCCAGCACGAAGCTGCACAGCTGTGACAGCTGCCTTCCCAACGGCTGCTGCAGTGTGTACGAGTACTGTGTGTCCTGTTGCCTGCAGCCCAACAAG CAACATCTTCTGGAGCGTTTCTTGAACCGGGCAGCTATTGCTTTCCAAAACCTCTTCATGGCAGTGGAAGATCGCTTTGAGTTGTGTCTGGCGAAATGTAGGACTTCATCACAG ATATGA
- the SPRING1 gene encoding SREBP regulating gene protein isoform X6 — protein sequence MVPWGAVLWRRLLRKRWVLAIVFGLSLVYFLGSTLKQEERTVRDRNLLQVQEHEQPIVWKVKFSSGNGSQLSNQCRNSVQGKLLITDELGYICERKDLLVNGCCNVNVPSTKLHSCDSCLPNGCCSVYEYCVSCCLQPNKQHLLERFLNRAAIAFQNLFMAVEDRFELCLAKCRTSSQMIE from the exons atgGTGCCCTGGGGAGCGGTGCTGTGGCGGCGGCTGCTGAGGAAGCGCTGGGTCCTCGCCATCGTCTTCGGGCTCTCCCTCGTGTACTTCCTCGGCAGCACCCTCAAGCAG gaaGAGAGGACGGTGAGAGATCGGAATCTCCTCCAGGTGCAAGAGCATGAGCAGCCGATTGTGTGGAAGGTGAAGTTCAGTTCGGGAAACGGCAGTCAGCTGAGTAACCAGTGCAGGAATTCTGTGCAGGGGAAGCTCCTCATTACAGATGAACTGG GCTACATCTGTGAGAGGAAGGACCTGCTGGTCAATGGCTGTTGTAATGTCAATGTGCCCAGCACGAAGCTGCACAGCTGTGACAGCTGCCTTCCCAACGGCTGCTGCAGTGTGTACGAGTACTGTGTGTCCTGTTGCCTGCAGCCCAACAAG CAACATCTTCTGGAGCGTTTCTTGAACCGGGCAGCTATTGCTTTCCAAAACCTCTTCATGGCAGTGGAAGATCGCTTTGAGTTGTGTCTGGCGAAATGTAGGACTTCATCACAG
- the SPRING1 gene encoding SREBP regulating gene protein isoform X5 — MVPWGAVLWRRLLRKRWVLAIVFGLSLVYFLGSTLKQEERTVRDRNLLQVQEHEQPIVWKVKFSSGNGSQLSNQCRNSVQGKLLITDELGYICERKDLLVNGCCNVNVPSTKLHSCDSCLPNGCCSVYEYCVSCCLQPNKQHLLERFLNRAAIAFQNLFMAVEDRFELCLAKCRTSSQLLVSSSQLPEGCSSEEQPAEVTPAR, encoded by the exons atgGTGCCCTGGGGAGCGGTGCTGTGGCGGCGGCTGCTGAGGAAGCGCTGGGTCCTCGCCATCGTCTTCGGGCTCTCCCTCGTGTACTTCCTCGGCAGCACCCTCAAGCAG gaaGAGAGGACGGTGAGAGATCGGAATCTCCTCCAGGTGCAAGAGCATGAGCAGCCGATTGTGTGGAAGGTGAAGTTCAGTTCGGGAAACGGCAGTCAGCTGAGTAACCAGTGCAGGAATTCTGTGCAGGGGAAGCTCCTCATTACAGATGAACTGG GCTACATCTGTGAGAGGAAGGACCTGCTGGTCAATGGCTGTTGTAATGTCAATGTGCCCAGCACGAAGCTGCACAGCTGTGACAGCTGCCTTCCCAACGGCTGCTGCAGTGTGTACGAGTACTGTGTGTCCTGTTGCCTGCAGCCCAACAAG CAACATCTTCTGGAGCGTTTCTTGAACCGGGCAGCTATTGCTTTCCAAAACCTCTTCATGGCAGTGGAAGATCGCTTTGAGTTGTGTCTGGCGAAATGTAGGACTTCATCACAG CTTCTTGTGTCGAGCTCGCAGCTTCCCGAGGGGTGCAGCAGCGAGGAGCAGCCAGCAGAGGTTACCCCAGCACGGTGA
- the SPRING1 gene encoding SREBP regulating gene protein isoform X4 — MVPWGAVLWRRLLRKRWVLAIVFGLSLVYFLGSTLKQEERTVRDRNLLQVQEHEQPIVWKVKFSSGNGSQLSNQCRNSVQGKLLITDELGYICERKDLLVNGCCNVNVPSTKLHSCDSCLPNGCCSVYEYCVSCCLQPNKQHLLERFLNRAAIAFQNLFMAVEDRFELCLAKCRTSSQSVQHENTYRDPIAKYCYGEYPPELLPV; from the exons atgGTGCCCTGGGGAGCGGTGCTGTGGCGGCGGCTGCTGAGGAAGCGCTGGGTCCTCGCCATCGTCTTCGGGCTCTCCCTCGTGTACTTCCTCGGCAGCACCCTCAAGCAG gaaGAGAGGACGGTGAGAGATCGGAATCTCCTCCAGGTGCAAGAGCATGAGCAGCCGATTGTGTGGAAGGTGAAGTTCAGTTCGGGAAACGGCAGTCAGCTGAGTAACCAGTGCAGGAATTCTGTGCAGGGGAAGCTCCTCATTACAGATGAACTGG GCTACATCTGTGAGAGGAAGGACCTGCTGGTCAATGGCTGTTGTAATGTCAATGTGCCCAGCACGAAGCTGCACAGCTGTGACAGCTGCCTTCCCAACGGCTGCTGCAGTGTGTACGAGTACTGTGTGTCCTGTTGCCTGCAGCCCAACAAG CAACATCTTCTGGAGCGTTTCTTGAACCGGGCAGCTATTGCTTTCCAAAACCTCTTCATGGCAGTGGAAGATCGCTTTGAGTTGTGTCTGGCGAAATGTAGGACTTCATCACAG AGCGTACAGCATGAAAACACCTACAGAGATCCCATTGCAAAATACTGCTATGGCGAATATCCCCCAGAGCTTCTGCCTGTTTGA
- the SPRING1 gene encoding SREBP regulating gene protein isoform X1 encodes MVPWGAVLWRRLLRKRWVLAIVFGLSLVYFLGSTLKQEERTVRDRNLLQVQEHEQPIVWKVKFSSGNGSQLSNQCRNSVQGKLLITDELGYICERKDLLVNGCCNVNVPSTKLHSCDSCLPNGCCSVYEYCVSCCLQPNKQHLLERFLNRAAIAFQNLFMAVEDRFELCLAKCRTSSQQVIPLLEAVIVRSHKNQPNSDNHQWEFLAPFSPRKTECDQKCIVTIVHSMGWKRHLPSLVVELFN; translated from the exons atgGTGCCCTGGGGAGCGGTGCTGTGGCGGCGGCTGCTGAGGAAGCGCTGGGTCCTCGCCATCGTCTTCGGGCTCTCCCTCGTGTACTTCCTCGGCAGCACCCTCAAGCAG gaaGAGAGGACGGTGAGAGATCGGAATCTCCTCCAGGTGCAAGAGCATGAGCAGCCGATTGTGTGGAAGGTGAAGTTCAGTTCGGGAAACGGCAGTCAGCTGAGTAACCAGTGCAGGAATTCTGTGCAGGGGAAGCTCCTCATTACAGATGAACTGG GCTACATCTGTGAGAGGAAGGACCTGCTGGTCAATGGCTGTTGTAATGTCAATGTGCCCAGCACGAAGCTGCACAGCTGTGACAGCTGCCTTCCCAACGGCTGCTGCAGTGTGTACGAGTACTGTGTGTCCTGTTGCCTGCAGCCCAACAAG CAACATCTTCTGGAGCGTTTCTTGAACCGGGCAGCTATTGCTTTCCAAAACCTCTTCATGGCAGTGGAAGATCGCTTTGAGTTGTGTCTGGCGAAATGTAGGACTTCATCACAG CAGGTGATACCACTGCTTGAAGCTGTAATTGTAAGAAGTCATAAGAACCAACCTAATTCAGACAACCATCAGTGGGAATTCCTGGCCCCTTTCTCTCCCAGAAAAACAGAATGTGATCAGAAGTGCATTGTGACCATTGTCCATTCAATGGGATGGAAGCGGCATCTTCCCTCCCTGGTTGTTGAGCTGTTCAACTAG